From Methylobacterium radiodurans, a single genomic window includes:
- a CDS encoding TadE/TadG family type IV pilus assembly protein: protein MRQLKPAGSAVAALARCRAGSAMTEFALLLPVLLLILAGVSEYAHAIDNWRKLTLLARTVSDLTAQGDTQNPVSSGLMGDILASSSAVLRPFDSSGVKIVVSAMGVDLTKLNLVPKVCSSTASANATARGLGGAADLTVPPGFQTTGVRYILTEASMDYRPMLGSALLKLFGQASGTFSFKVSMPWPARGGRKYGANTYTEVILPGGAECK, encoded by the coding sequence ATGCGCCAGCTGAAGCCGGCCGGGTCCGCCGTCGCCGCTCTCGCGCGCTGCCGCGCGGGCAGCGCCATGACCGAGTTCGCGCTGCTGCTGCCGGTGCTGCTGCTGATTCTCGCCGGCGTCTCGGAATACGCGCACGCGATCGACAACTGGCGCAAGCTGACGCTGCTCGCCCGCACCGTGTCGGACCTGACCGCTCAGGGAGACACGCAGAACCCGGTCAGCTCCGGCCTCATGGGTGACATCCTCGCCTCGTCGAGCGCCGTGCTGCGTCCCTTCGACAGCTCAGGCGTCAAGATCGTCGTGAGCGCGATGGGAGTGGACCTGACAAAGCTCAACCTCGTCCCCAAGGTCTGCTCCAGCACCGCGAGCGCGAACGCGACCGCCCGGGGGCTCGGCGGCGCGGCCGACCTGACCGTGCCGCCCGGGTTTCAGACGACCGGCGTGCGCTACATCCTGACCGAGGCCAGCATGGACTACCGGCCAATGCTCGGCAGCGCGTTGCTGAAGCTGTTCGGTCAAGCGAGCGGAACGTTCAGCTTCAAGGTCAGCATGCCCTGGCCGGCCCGAGGGGGACGGAAATACGGAGCCAACACCTACACCGAGGTGATCCTTCCGGGAGGCGCGGAATGCAAGTAG
- the katG gene encoding catalase/peroxidase HPI, translating to MSGMTADKTNTETFRMEGRCPFGGDRIGGALGSRPTLENWYPHRLRVELLHQNGLAADPLGPDFDYAAAFAAIDYEALKRDIKEFLTSSVGWWPSDYGNYGPQMIRMAWHSAGTYRIADGRGGAGTGMQRFAPISSWWDNGNTDKSRRLLQPIKHKYGNALSWADLMVLSGNCALEIMGFPTYGFAAGRLDAWEADNATYWGPEVVDMGTVSSFDDMVNRDKRWRGKNGEAEYDLENPLAASHQALIYVNPEGPYASGDPLASARDIRITFTRMAMNDEETVALIAGGHAFGKSHGMVPAKEIGPPPEMAPMEAMGLGWHNPKGTGAGADTMTNGIEGSWTPDPTRWDNAYLENLFRFDWEQTRSPAGALQWKPKAADAPKTPDAHVAGQMHDLMMMTSDIALKVDPEYRKVCEKFLGDFDAFTQAFSKAWYKLTHRDMGPKHRYLGPEAVIEDGLLWQDPLPERDYELVGEAEIAALKQTIAATGLSVSDLAFTAFSAASTYRDSDKRGGANGGRLALAPQKDWAVNRRAAPVIAALGDVMSAFNDGRSDGKRISLADLIVLAGCSAVEQAARDAGVEIAVPFTPGRVDTTQELTDIEMFTWLKPVVDGFRNYVDEGFGEMTRQVSPEELFLDRANLMTLTAPEWTALTGGLRALNVNHDGSSRGVFTDRVGVLTTDFFRNLTSTDLVWEKADADGMAFVLKDRASGATRFEATRSDLVFGANAQLRAIADAYAGSDGHRRFVGDFVKAWDKVMMLDRFDVKGHRRHAPMAA from the coding sequence ATGAGCGGGATGACGGCGGACAAGACCAACACCGAGACCTTCCGGATGGAAGGGCGCTGCCCGTTCGGCGGCGACCGGATCGGCGGCGCCCTCGGCAGCCGGCCGACCCTGGAGAACTGGTACCCGCACCGCCTCAGGGTCGAGCTTCTCCACCAGAACGGGCTGGCGGCCGACCCGCTCGGCCCGGACTTCGACTACGCCGCCGCCTTCGCGGCGATCGACTACGAGGCGCTCAAGCGCGACATCAAGGAATTCCTGACCTCGTCGGTCGGGTGGTGGCCGTCCGATTACGGCAATTACGGCCCGCAGATGATCCGCATGGCCTGGCACTCGGCCGGCACGTACCGCATCGCCGACGGGCGCGGGGGCGCCGGCACCGGGATGCAGCGCTTCGCCCCGATCTCGAGCTGGTGGGACAACGGCAACACCGACAAGTCGCGCCGCCTGCTGCAGCCGATCAAGCACAAATACGGCAACGCCCTGTCCTGGGCAGACCTCATGGTGCTCAGCGGCAATTGCGCGCTCGAGATCATGGGCTTCCCGACCTACGGCTTCGCGGCCGGCCGGCTCGACGCCTGGGAGGCCGACAACGCGACCTACTGGGGCCCCGAGGTCGTGGACATGGGGACGGTGTCGAGCTTCGACGACATGGTCAACCGCGACAAGCGCTGGCGGGGGAAGAACGGCGAGGCCGAGTACGACCTGGAGAACCCGCTCGCCGCCTCCCACCAGGCGCTCATCTACGTGAACCCGGAGGGCCCCTACGCCAGCGGCGACCCGCTGGCCTCGGCGCGCGACATCCGGATCACCTTCACCCGCATGGCGATGAACGACGAGGAGACGGTGGCGCTGATCGCGGGCGGCCACGCCTTCGGCAAGAGCCACGGCATGGTGCCGGCCAAGGAGATCGGGCCGCCGCCCGAGATGGCGCCGATGGAGGCGATGGGCCTCGGCTGGCACAACCCGAAGGGCACGGGCGCTGGGGCGGACACGATGACGAACGGCATCGAGGGCAGCTGGACCCCCGATCCGACCCGGTGGGACAACGCCTATCTGGAGAACCTCTTCCGGTTCGACTGGGAGCAGACGCGGAGCCCCGCGGGCGCGCTGCAATGGAAGCCGAAGGCCGCGGACGCCCCCAAGACGCCCGACGCGCATGTGGCCGGGCAGATGCACGACCTGATGATGATGACCTCCGACATCGCCCTCAAGGTCGATCCGGAGTACCGCAAGGTCTGCGAGAAGTTCCTCGGCGACTTCGACGCCTTCACGCAGGCCTTCTCGAAGGCGTGGTACAAGCTCACCCATCGCGACATGGGCCCGAAGCACCGCTACCTGGGCCCGGAGGCGGTGATCGAGGACGGACTGCTGTGGCAGGACCCGCTGCCGGAGCGCGACTACGAACTCGTCGGCGAGGCGGAGATCGCGGCACTGAAGCAGACGATCGCCGCCACGGGGCTCTCGGTCTCCGATCTCGCCTTCACGGCCTTCTCGGCGGCCTCGACCTACCGCGACAGCGACAAGCGCGGCGGCGCCAACGGCGGCCGCCTCGCCCTTGCCCCGCAGAAGGACTGGGCGGTCAACCGCCGCGCGGCGCCGGTGATCGCGGCGCTCGGCGACGTGATGTCCGCGTTCAACGATGGGCGGAGCGACGGGAAGCGGATCTCGCTGGCCGACCTCATCGTGCTGGCCGGGTGCAGCGCGGTTGAGCAGGCCGCCCGGGACGCGGGCGTCGAGATCGCGGTGCCGTTCACGCCCGGCCGCGTCGACACCACGCAGGAGCTGACGGACATCGAGATGTTCACGTGGCTGAAGCCCGTCGTGGACGGCTTCCGCAACTACGTGGACGAAGGGTTCGGGGAGATGACGCGGCAGGTCTCGCCGGAGGAACTCTTCCTCGACCGGGCCAACCTGATGACGCTGACCGCGCCGGAATGGACCGCTCTGACCGGGGGGCTGCGCGCGCTCAACGTCAACCACGACGGCTCGAGCCGGGGCGTCTTCACGGATCGGGTCGGGGTGCTGACGACCGACTTCTTCCGCAACCTGACCTCCACGGACCTCGTCTGGGAGAAGGCCGACGCGGACGGGATGGCCTTCGTGCTGAAGGACCGGGCGAGCGGGGCGACGCGGTTCGAGGCGACGCGCAGCGACCTCGTCTTCGGGGCGAACGCCCAGCTCCGCGCGATCGCCGACGCCTATGCGGGAAGCGACGGCCACCGGCGCTTCGTCGGTGACTTCGTGAAGGCGTGGGACAAGGTGATGATGCTCGACCGCTTCGACGTGAAGGGCCACAGGCGCCACGCCCCCATGGCGGCCTGA
- a CDS encoding TadE/TadG family type IV pilus assembly protein — protein MIKRDLYSTVIKPFGSAREGAAAVEFALVAVPFLGLCAAIIQVAFLIWAAQNFDRALQVGVRSLFTGQFQLSNAGQTDPTAILTALRSQICGAGSDNRVTLFDCSAVKLDVKTAGSFGSSAPASPVDPNTGTWSTSFGNTYVCPKPGAIVVVTAAVKLPTLLGLLGTNFRTFADGSYLLMSTAVFRTEPYQTTGTTACAS, from the coding sequence ATGATAAAGCGCGACCTCTACTCAACAGTCATCAAGCCCTTCGGCAGCGCTCGTGAGGGAGCCGCAGCGGTCGAGTTCGCGCTCGTGGCCGTGCCCTTCCTGGGATTGTGCGCCGCGATCATCCAGGTCGCCTTCCTGATCTGGGCGGCGCAGAACTTCGACCGCGCCCTGCAGGTGGGCGTCCGGTCCCTGTTCACCGGGCAGTTCCAGCTCTCGAATGCCGGGCAGACCGACCCGACGGCGATCCTCACCGCCCTCCGGTCGCAGATCTGCGGCGCGGGCTCGGACAATCGCGTCACGCTGTTCGACTGCTCCGCGGTCAAGCTCGACGTCAAGACGGCCGGCTCGTTCGGATCATCCGCGCCCGCGAGCCCGGTCGACCCGAACACGGGCACGTGGAGCACGTCGTTCGGGAACACCTACGTCTGCCCCAAGCCCGGGGCCATCGTGGTCGTCACGGCGGCGGTCAAGCTCCCGACGCTCCTCGGCCTGCTCGGGACGAACTTCCGAACCTTCGCGGACGGCTCGTACCTCCTGATGTCGACGGCGGTGTTTCGCACCGAGCCGTATCAGACGACCGGGACCACGGCATGCGCCAGCTGA
- a CDS encoding ABC transporter permease encodes MLRFLVHRLALAVPTLIIASMIIFALQQLLPGDVATALTGEERDPEVIAFIREKYHLDQPLPVRYAYWAAGVLQGDLGVSVRLQKPVSELVLEKLPVTLELACLAMLVALAIGVPMGILSAVKRGTWMDAAANGVALWGLSVPNFWLGILLILLFSVHLGWLPASGYVPPGESLIENLRSMAMPAFVLGNAIAAVMMRHTRAAMLGVLGSDYVRTARAKGVSPLRLVLRHALPNAAIPIITLGALEFGQLLSGAVLTEQVFSVPGFGKLMVDAVFNRDFATVQGVVICTAATYIALNLAADLLSAVVNPKLRRA; translated from the coding sequence ATGCTGCGTTTCCTGGTCCACCGTCTCGCGCTCGCGGTCCCGACCCTCATCATCGCCTCGATGATCATCTTCGCCCTGCAGCAATTGCTGCCGGGCGACGTCGCGACCGCGCTCACGGGCGAGGAGCGCGACCCCGAGGTGATCGCCTTCATCCGCGAGAAGTACCACCTCGATCAGCCCCTGCCGGTGCGCTACGCCTACTGGGCGGCCGGCGTGCTCCAGGGCGATCTCGGCGTCTCGGTGCGCCTGCAGAAGCCGGTCTCCGAACTGGTGCTGGAGAAGCTGCCGGTCACGCTCGAGCTCGCCTGCCTCGCCATGCTGGTGGCGCTCGCCATCGGCGTGCCGATGGGCATCCTCTCGGCGGTCAAGCGCGGCACCTGGATGGACGCTGCGGCCAACGGCGTCGCGCTCTGGGGCCTGTCGGTGCCGAACTTCTGGCTCGGCATCCTGCTGATCCTGCTCTTCTCGGTGCATCTCGGCTGGCTGCCGGCCTCCGGCTACGTGCCACCGGGCGAGAGTCTCATAGAAAACCTGCGATCCATGGCCATGCCGGCTTTCGTCCTCGGCAACGCCATCGCGGCGGTGATGATGCGCCACACCCGCGCGGCGATGCTGGGCGTGCTGGGCTCCGACTACGTGCGAACCGCCCGCGCCAAGGGCGTCTCCCCGTTGCGCCTCGTGCTGCGCCACGCGCTGCCCAACGCAGCGATCCCGATCATCACGCTGGGCGCGCTGGAATTCGGGCAACTGCTCTCGGGCGCGGTTCTGACCGAGCAGGTCTTCTCCGTGCCGGGCTTCGGCAAGCTGATGGTGGATGCCGTGTTCAACCGGGACTTCGCCACCGTGCAGGGCGTCGTGATCTGCACCGCCGCCACCTACATCGCCCTCAACCTCGCCGCCGACCTGCTCTCGGCCGTGGTGAACCCGAAGCTGCGCCGAGCATGA
- a CDS encoding ABC transporter substrate-binding protein, whose amino-acid sequence MLRLSAACLAAGLALPAWLAVTAPLSAQTLRYGMMEDPDALDPTLARTFASRMVFAALCDKLVDIGPDLKPVPQLATKWELSADEKVLTVTLRPGAKFHDGEPVNAAAAKFSIERHLKMPGSQRRGEIAPIDTVEVVDDLTFRITLKQPFAPLMAQFTDRAGMLVSPKAAERLGDKFSTAPVCAGPFKFVERVPQDRIVVERFPDYWNKDQIHIQRIEFRPIPDTTVRLTNLRAGQLDLLERLAPTDAPQVARDAKLKLASTYELGFQSVLFNLAKAGSPVADPRVRAAFELSLDRNAISQVVFNGEFLPGNQWVSPKHPDYVKDYPIPKRDVAKAKALLAEAGQPKPQITMMVYANSEAPQVGQVIQAMTKEAGFDVKLQATDFTTALDIADKGNYEAYLYNWSGRPDPDGNTFSFLACKAPLNYPRYCSEGADAALQAERGSVDPEKRKAAWKALADTVLNDRPGVYLMHRKLLWAYSPKLTGFVPYPDGLARFTGLKLN is encoded by the coding sequence ATGTTGCGTCTCTCCGCCGCCTGCCTCGCCGCAGGGCTCGCGCTGCCCGCGTGGCTCGCGGTCACCGCGCCGCTCTCGGCCCAGACCCTGCGCTACGGCATGATGGAGGATCCCGACGCCCTCGACCCGACGCTCGCCCGCACCTTCGCGAGCCGCATGGTCTTCGCCGCGCTCTGCGACAAGCTCGTCGATATCGGCCCCGACCTGAAGCCGGTGCCGCAGCTCGCCACGAAGTGGGAGCTCTCGGCGGACGAGAAGGTGCTCACCGTCACCCTGCGCCCCGGCGCCAAGTTCCACGACGGCGAGCCCGTGAACGCGGCCGCCGCCAAGTTCTCGATCGAGCGCCACCTGAAGATGCCGGGCTCGCAGCGCCGCGGCGAGATCGCACCGATCGACACCGTGGAGGTCGTGGACGACTTAACCTTCAGGATCACCCTGAAGCAGCCCTTCGCGCCGCTGATGGCGCAGTTCACCGACCGGGCCGGCATGCTGGTCTCGCCGAAAGCCGCCGAGCGGCTGGGCGACAAGTTCTCCACCGCCCCGGTCTGCGCCGGCCCGTTCAAGTTCGTGGAGCGGGTGCCGCAGGACCGCATCGTGGTCGAGCGCTTCCCCGATTACTGGAACAAGGACCAGATCCACATCCAGCGCATCGAGTTCCGGCCGATCCCCGACACCACGGTGCGGCTGACGAACCTGCGCGCCGGCCAGCTCGACCTCCTGGAGCGCCTCGCTCCCACCGACGCGCCGCAGGTGGCGCGCGACGCCAAGCTCAAGCTCGCCTCGACCTACGAACTCGGCTTCCAGTCGGTGCTGTTCAACCTCGCCAAGGCCGGCTCGCCCGTCGCCGACCCCCGGGTGCGCGCCGCCTTCGAGCTGTCGCTCGACCGCAACGCCATCAGCCAGGTGGTGTTCAACGGCGAGTTCCTGCCCGGCAACCAGTGGGTCTCGCCGAAGCACCCGGACTACGTGAAGGACTATCCGATCCCGAAGCGCGACGTGGCCAAGGCCAAGGCGCTGCTGGCGGAAGCCGGCCAGCCCAAGCCCCAGATCACCATGATGGTCTACGCCAACAGCGAGGCGCCGCAGGTCGGCCAGGTGATCCAGGCGATGACCAAGGAGGCGGGCTTCGACGTGAAGCTCCAGGCCACCGACTTCACCACCGCGCTCGATATCGCCGACAAGGGCAACTACGAGGCCTATCTCTACAACTGGAGCGGCCGGCCGGACCCGGACGGCAACACCTTCAGCTTCCTCGCCTGCAAGGCGCCGCTGAACTACCCGCGCTACTGCAGCGAGGGCGCCGACGCGGCGCTGCAGGCCGAGCGCGGCTCGGTCGATCCGGAGAAGCGCAAGGCCGCCTGGAAGGCGCTCGCCGACACGGTGCTGAACGACCGTCCGGGCGTCTACCTGATGCACCGCAAGCTGCTCTGGGCCTACAGCCCGAAGCTCACCGGCTTCGTGCCCTATCCGGACGGACTCGCCCGCTTCACCGGGCTCAAGCTGAACTGA
- a CDS encoding ABC transporter permease: MSTGAPLTEAAGVAAPAAAPASPREPRSLSAFWRRLRARRSAVVGLAIVVLLVAMAALADFIAPYDPTATDWGAVRAAPSLAHPFGGDEVGRDILSRIIYGARASLGAGLVSVALAVALGLPIGLLSGYAGGWIDAVIMRLTDALLAIPFLILAIALAAFLGPSLTNAMLAIGLSATSTFVRLTRAQVRAVAAEEFVEAARAVGNPPWRIALVHILPNIVPAILVQATLTIAAAIIAEASLSFLGLGQQPPEPSWGAMLTVAKNFMDQAPWMAIWPGVSIFLAVLAFNLLGDGLRDALDPRQRT, from the coding sequence ATGAGCACCGGTGCCCCTCTCACCGAAGCCGCCGGCGTCGCCGCGCCCGCGGCCGCGCCCGCTAGTCCCCGCGAGCCCCGCTCCCTCTCGGCCTTCTGGCGCCGCCTGCGCGCCCGGCGGAGCGCGGTGGTCGGCCTCGCCATCGTGGTCCTGCTCGTCGCGATGGCCGCGCTCGCGGATTTCATTGCGCCCTACGATCCGACCGCGACTGACTGGGGAGCGGTGCGCGCGGCGCCGAGCCTCGCGCACCCGTTCGGCGGCGACGAGGTCGGGCGGGACATCCTGTCCCGCATCATCTACGGGGCCCGCGCCTCGCTCGGCGCCGGCCTCGTCTCGGTCGCGCTCGCGGTCGCCCTCGGCCTGCCGATCGGCCTCCTCTCCGGCTATGCGGGGGGCTGGATCGATGCGGTGATCATGCGCCTCACCGACGCGCTCCTCGCGATCCCCTTCCTGATCCTGGCGATCGCGCTCGCCGCCTTCCTGGGCCCGAGCCTCACCAACGCCATGCTGGCCATCGGCCTGTCGGCCACCTCCACCTTCGTGCGCCTCACCCGGGCGCAGGTGCGGGCCGTGGCGGCGGAGGAGTTCGTGGAGGCGGCCCGCGCGGTGGGCAACCCGCCCTGGCGGATCGCGCTGGTGCACATCCTGCCCAACATCGTCCCGGCGATCCTCGTCCAGGCGACGCTGACCATCGCGGCCGCCATCATCGCGGAGGCGAGCCTCTCCTTCCTCGGTCTCGGCCAGCAGCCGCCCGAGCCCTCCTGGGGCGCCATGCTGACGGTCGCCAAGAACTTCATGGACCAGGCGCCCTGGATGGCGATCTGGCCGGGCGTCTCGATCTTCCTCGCCGTGCTGGCCTTCAACCTGCTGGGCGATGGCCTGCGCGACGCCCTCGACCCGAGGCAGCGGACATGA
- a CDS encoding ABC transporter ATP-binding protein: protein MSEPLLDVRDLRVTFDTEGGTVHAVNGVSYTLAEGETLGIVGESGSGKSVHVLAMLGLIPRPPGRIAGGQVLFRGRDLLALPERALRKVRGGEIGFVFQDPMSSLNPGMTVAQQIVEPLRIHLGLDRRAARARARELLDLVRIPNAGARLDQYPHEFSGGQRQRVMIAIGLACRPKLLIADEATTALDVTVQAEIIALVQELKRELGMAIIWITHDLGVVAGISDTVQVMYAGRILERGPVDDIFGDPRNAYTLGLLRSLPDLSRGRAGRRRLHQIDGSPPDMRRPPQGDPFAPRNAYATARCRAEMPPLVQAAGAAPGHLVAAWYDLPARLAEEGAR from the coding sequence ATGAGCGAACCCCTGCTCGACGTGCGGGACCTGCGGGTCACCTTCGACACCGAGGGCGGCACGGTCCACGCCGTCAACGGCGTCTCCTACACGCTGGCCGAGGGCGAGACGCTGGGCATCGTGGGCGAATCCGGCTCCGGCAAGAGCGTGCACGTCCTCGCCATGCTGGGCCTGATCCCGCGCCCGCCCGGCCGCATCGCCGGCGGGCAGGTGCTGTTCCGGGGCCGCGATCTCCTGGCGCTGCCCGAGCGCGCCCTGCGCAAGGTCCGCGGTGGCGAGATCGGTTTCGTCTTCCAGGACCCGATGAGCTCGCTCAATCCCGGCATGACGGTCGCCCAGCAGATCGTCGAACCGCTGCGCATCCATCTCGGCCTCGACCGGCGGGCGGCTCGCGCGCGGGCCCGCGAACTCCTCGACCTCGTGCGCATCCCGAACGCGGGTGCGCGCCTCGACCAGTACCCGCACGAGTTCTCCGGCGGGCAGCGCCAGCGCGTGATGATCGCGATCGGGCTCGCCTGCCGGCCGAAGCTGCTCATCGCCGACGAGGCGACGACGGCGCTCGACGTGACCGTCCAGGCCGAGATCATCGCCCTGGTGCAGGAGCTGAAGCGCGAGCTCGGCATGGCGATCATCTGGATCACCCACGATCTCGGCGTGGTCGCCGGCATCAGCGACACCGTGCAGGTGATGTATGCCGGGCGCATCCTGGAGCGGGGACCCGTGGACGACATCTTCGGCGACCCGCGCAACGCCTACACACTCGGCCTGCTGCGCTCCCTGCCGGACCTGAGCAGGGGCCGCGCCGGCCGCCGCCGCCTGCACCAGATCGACGGCAGCCCGCCCGACATGCGCCGCCCGCCCCAGGGCGACCCCTTCGCCCCGCGCAACGCCTACGCCACCGCGCGCTGCCGCGCCGAGATGCCGCCCCTCGTCCAGGCCGCGGGCGCGGCGCCCGGCCATCTCGTGGCCGCCTGGTACGACCTGCCGGCCCGGCTCGCCGAGGAGGGCGCCCGATGA
- a CDS encoding gamma-glutamyltransferase family protein yields the protein MKPFAWNHGYPSLRMPIFGRNVVATSHALAAQAGLKMIWQGGNAVDAAIAAAAAKTITEPCSNGLGSDAFCILWDGRQLHGLNASGGAPAAWTPEYFRRKYGEAARPPMRGWDSVTVPGAVAAWAALSERFGRLPFGDLMQPAIEIAERGYLAPIVVQQKWAAAARVADLAGQPGFAEVFLPHGRAPEVGERVRLPGIARTLRAVAETGARAFYEGEIAEGIARHAAAHGGAMTVADLAAFRPEWVEPTGQDYRGYTLHEIPPNGQGIAAQIALGILEDFDLASLPPDGPESQHLQIEAMKLAFADTYRYVADPSGMTVTPDEMLDPAYLKTRGRLIDRARAQDFGPGNPASGGTIYLTAADESGMMVSFIQSNFMGFGSGVVVPEWGLSLQNRGYGFHLDPRSPNVVAPGKRPFHTIIPGFLTRDGAPVMSFGVMGGNMQPQGHVQTLVRMLDHHQNPQAACDAPRWRVNEGLSINAESTMPAETVQALAERGHRIEVINDSYQDFGAGQFIWRMGDPAEDGYVAASDPRRDGQAVVA from the coding sequence ATGAAGCCCTTCGCCTGGAACCACGGCTATCCCTCGCTGCGCATGCCGATCTTCGGCCGCAACGTGGTGGCGACCTCGCACGCGCTCGCCGCCCAGGCCGGGCTGAAGATGATCTGGCAGGGCGGCAACGCGGTCGATGCGGCGATCGCCGCGGCGGCGGCCAAGACCATCACGGAGCCCTGCAGCAACGGGCTCGGCTCGGACGCCTTCTGCATCCTGTGGGATGGCCGGCAATTGCACGGGCTCAACGCCTCGGGCGGCGCGCCGGCCGCCTGGACGCCCGAGTACTTCCGCCGCAAGTACGGCGAGGCGGCCCGCCCGCCGATGCGCGGCTGGGATTCGGTGACGGTGCCGGGCGCGGTGGCCGCCTGGGCGGCGCTCTCCGAGCGCTTCGGACGCCTGCCCTTCGGCGACCTGATGCAGCCCGCGATCGAGATCGCCGAGCGCGGCTACCTCGCGCCGATCGTGGTGCAGCAGAAATGGGCCGCCGCCGCCCGCGTGGCGGACCTCGCCGGCCAGCCCGGCTTCGCCGAGGTCTTCCTGCCCCACGGCCGCGCCCCGGAGGTCGGCGAGCGGGTGCGCCTGCCGGGCATCGCCCGGACGCTGCGCGCGGTCGCCGAGACCGGGGCCCGCGCCTTCTACGAGGGCGAGATCGCGGAAGGCATCGCCCGCCACGCCGCCGCGCACGGGGGCGCCATGACGGTGGCCGATCTCGCCGCCTTCCGGCCCGAATGGGTGGAGCCCACGGGCCAGGATTACCGCGGCTACACGCTCCACGAGATCCCGCCGAACGGACAGGGCATCGCCGCGCAGATCGCGCTCGGCATCTTGGAGGATTTCGATCTCGCCAGCCTGCCGCCGGACGGGCCCGAGAGCCAGCACCTCCAGATCGAGGCGATGAAGCTCGCCTTCGCGGACACCTACCGCTACGTCGCCGACCCCTCCGGCATGACGGTGACGCCCGACGAGATGCTCGACCCAGCCTACCTGAAGACCCGCGGCCGGCTCATCGACCGCGCGCGGGCGCAGGATTTCGGCCCCGGCAACCCGGCCTCCGGCGGCACGATCTACCTCACCGCGGCGGACGAATCCGGCATGATGGTGAGCTTCATCCAGTCGAACTTCATGGGCTTCGGCTCCGGCGTGGTGGTGCCCGAATGGGGCCTCAGCCTGCAGAACCGGGGCTACGGCTTCCACCTCGATCCGCGCAGCCCCAACGTGGTGGCGCCGGGCAAGCGGCCCTTCCACACCATCATCCCGGGCTTCCTGACCAGGGACGGCGCGCCCGTGATGAGCTTCGGGGTGATGGGCGGCAACATGCAGCCGCAGGGGCACGTGCAGACGCTGGTGCGCATGCTCGACCACCACCAGAACCCGCAGGCCGCCTGCGACGCGCCGCGCTGGCGCGTCAACGAGGGGCTCAGCATCAACGCCGAGTCGACGATGCCGGCCGAGACGGTGCAGGCGCTCGCCGAGCGCGGCCACCGCATCGAGGTGATCAACGACAGCTACCAGGATTTCGGCGCCGGCCAGTTCATCTGGCGCATGGGCGACCCCGCCGAGGACGGCTACGTGGCGGCGAGCGACCCGCGGCGCGACGGGCAGGCCGTCGTCGCCTGA
- a CDS encoding ABC transporter ATP-binding protein encodes MSVSAAPILSVRNLSKAYPLRAWWGGKANVFRAVHDVSFDIAPGETLGLVGESGSGKSTIGRAVTMLNPPTSGTVAFEGTDLATLPPRAMRRMRGRIQTVFQDPYAALNPRMSVGAYVAEAFRLHRPGMTSGERREAVEHLFERVGLDPAFLGRFPHQFSGGQRQRICIARAIALRPSFIVADEPIAALDVSIQAQVVNLLQDLQSELGLSYLFISHDLRMVRYLCHRVAVLWRGRIVELAESDRLYEDPRHPYTRRLLSAVPLPNPVAERARLAAAGPQMPEEGQPGDLVEVAPGHWVAAVT; translated from the coding sequence ATGAGCGTGTCAGCAGCCCCCATCCTGTCGGTGCGCAACCTCTCGAAGGCCTATCCCCTGCGGGCATGGTGGGGGGGTAAGGCCAACGTGTTCCGTGCCGTCCACGACGTCAGCTTCGACATCGCGCCCGGCGAGACGCTGGGCCTCGTCGGCGAATCCGGCTCCGGCAAGTCCACGATCGGCCGGGCGGTGACGATGCTGAACCCGCCGACCTCCGGCACCGTCGCCTTCGAGGGCACCGACCTCGCCACGCTCCCGCCCCGGGCGATGCGGCGCATGCGCGGGCGCATCCAGACCGTGTTCCAAGACCCCTACGCCGCGCTCAACCCGCGCATGAGCGTGGGCGCCTACGTCGCCGAGGCCTTCCGGCTGCACCGGCCCGGGATGACGAGCGGCGAGCGCCGCGAGGCCGTCGAGCACCTGTTCGAGCGCGTCGGGCTTGATCCCGCCTTCCTGGGGCGGTTCCCGCACCAGTTCTCCGGCGGCCAGCGCCAGCGCATCTGCATCGCCCGCGCCATCGCGCTCAGGCCGAGCTTCATCGTGGCCGACGAGCCGATCGCCGCGCTCGACGTCTCGATCCAGGCGCAGGTGGTGAACCTGCTGCAGGACCTCCAATCCGAACTCGGCCTCTCCTACCTGTTCATCTCCCACGATCTGCGCATGGTGCGCTACCTCTGCCACCGGGTCGCGGTGCTCTGGCGCGGGCGCATCGTGGAGCTTGCCGAGAGCGACCGGCTGTACGAGGACCCGCGCCATCCCTACACCCGGCGCCTGCTCTCGGCGGTGCCGCTGCCCAACCCGGTCGCGGAGCGGGCCCGGCTCGCCGCCGCCGGCCCGCAGATGCCGGAGGAGGGCCAGCCCGGAGACCTCGTCGAGGTCGCCCCCGGCCACTGGGTCGCCGCGGTGACCTGA